TGCGGGCGGGAAGGCCCTTGGCACGCGCGGTGCGGATGTAGTCCTGCTGGAGCACCTCGAGCATGCCGCCGCGCGCGAGGCGGGCGAAGTAAGCCGCGTAGGGCGCGCCCGTCACTACGGCGGGAAGGACGAGGTGCGAGAGCCGCCCCCAGCCGGCCACGGGGAACCAGTCGAGGTAGTAGACGAACGCGATGATGAGCACGGGCCCGAGGACGAAGTTCGGAACGGATACGCCCACCATGGCGAGCGTCATGGAGCCGTAGTCGAGGGCCGTGTTCTTCTTGACGGCGGCGAGGACGCCCGCGCCCACGCCGAGCGTCAGGGCGAACATCAGTCCGAGCATGCCGAGCGTCATCGAGACGGGAAAGGCCTGCAGGATAATCTCGTTCACGCTGCGGTTGAGGTAGCGGAAGGAGGGGCCGAGGTCGCCGTGGACGAGGTCGCGCATGTACATTCCGTATTGGACGACGAGGGGCCTGTCGAGACTGTACTTGGCCTCGATGTTCTTCTGAATCTGGGGCGGGAGCACCCGCTCCTGGTCGAAGGGGCCGCCGGGCACCGTGCGGAGGATGAAGAAGCACGCCGTGGCCGTCACGAACAGGATGAGCGGCAGGAGCAGGAGGCGTCTGGTGGCAAAGACGAGCATCGTATAGAAAGTATATCGTATGGAGTATGGCGTATCGAGTATTGAGCGCGGGGCGGCGGGCGGCGGGATTTATGCTCTATACGCGATACTCCATACTCTACACGCCTTCCTTCTCAATCCAGATGTTCTTCAGAAAAAGTTCCCCCAGGAGATTCGGCGGCGCCCCGCGGACGTAGGGCGGGTACATCCACCTGACGACGTAGTAATAGAGGGGAATGACGGGCGGCCCGTCCATGACGAGGATCCGCTCGGCGCGGCGAAAGATGCGCATGCGCTCGGCATGGTCGTCCGTCCGGGCGGCCCGGGCGATCAGGGCGTCGTACTCCTCGTTCGACCAGCCCGTGGCGTTGTTGCCGCCGCCGGTGACGAACATGTCGAGGAATGTGTTCGGGTCCACGTAGTCGCCGATCCAGCCGGAGCGCGAGAGGTCGTACTCCAGGTTGCGCTGCGAGTTGAGATACACTTTCCATTCCTGGTTCAGAAGCTCGATGTCGACGCCGAGGTTCTCTTTCCACTGCTGCTGGAGGACCTCGGCGATGTCGCGGTGCCCTTCGAGCGTGTTGTAGAGGTAGACGAGCTTGCGGAGCCCCCGGCCGCCCGGGTAGCCCGCCTCGGCGAGGAGGCGGCGCGCCTCCTCGGGGTCGTAGCCCGGGGCCTCCGGCGGCTCGTAGCCGTGCATGGGCGGCGTGAAAGTGTAGGCGGGCACCTCGCCGCCTCGAGTGATGTACCGGACGATGTCCTCGCGCCGGACGCTCTGGAAAAGCGCCAGGCGCACGCGCGGGTCGTCGAGCGGCGGGCGCGTGACGTTCACGCGCACGAAATACGTGCCTAGGTAGGGCGCCACGTGCACGTCCGGGCGCTCGAGCAGGAGGTCCGTGAGGTGCGCGGGCATGGACCCATGCCAATCGGCCGTGCCCTTTTCGTAAAGGTTGAAGGCGGTATTCGCGTTCTCGGAGGGAAGGACGCGGACGCTCCGGAGCGCGACGTTTTCGGCGTCCCAGTATCGGGGGTTCTTCACGAGGTAGATCTCGTGTCGGAGTCGCCAGTCCCTGAGCAGGAAGGGGCCGTTCGTGACGATGTGCTCCGGCTTGATCCACTCGTCGCCCCACCGCTCGACGGTTCCCCGGTGCACTGGGAAGAGCGTGTAGAACGAGGTGAGCGAGACGAAGTAGGGCGTGGGGTTCTCGAGCGTGACCTCGAGCGTGCGGTCGTCGAGGGCGCGGACGCCCACCTCGGAGAAATCCGAAATTTCGCCCGCGTTGAATTTCTCGGCGTTCTTGATGTACCAGAGCTGGTAGGAATACTGCGCGGCCGTCTCGGGCGTGAGCGCCCGCCGCCACGAGTATACGAAATCATGCGCCGTGAACGGCTCGCCGTTCGACCACCGGGCGTCCTCCCGGATACGGAACGTGTAGACGTGTCCGTCGTCCGAGACGTCCCACGATTCGGCCATGCCGGGGAGCGGCTCGAGCGTCTCGGGGTGGCGCGTCGTGAGGCCCTCGAAGAGGCTGCTGATGATTCGGTTCTCGGGGACGCCGGTTGCGATCGCGGGGTCGAGGGTCTGCGGCTCGGCGCCGTTTATGAACGTGAAATCTGCCGGCGGGCTGAAGCACGCCGTGCAGGAAAGCAGCCCCCAAAGCGCCAAGGCGCCTTCGACTCGCATCGCCCGTCCGTGCATGGCGCGAGTATAACAGGGAGCATGCGGGCGGAACAACGGCGCGGGAGCGGTTATGTGATGCCGTCCTCGGCGCTCACCTGAGGAAGAAACCATGCTATACTGCCCCTCTCATAGGAACCGCAAGCACGATGAAGATGTCGCCGGACAAGATGTCCTATCTTTCGGACAAGATAACGCGGGCGCTACATTCCGAAAAATCGCTCCGTATTGACGCGCCGCGCGAGGAGATTTACCGACAGGTGGCGCTCACCCTCAAGCACGACGCCCAGCGCGAGGCGGACATCGAAGAGAAGGTGCGCCGGAAGATCGAGTCCATCAAGCGCCGCATCCAGGAGGACACGCCCGAGTGGAGCACCCTTTTCCGCCAGTACTACGAGGAGGAGGTGTTCAAGATTCACGCCGTCCGCAAGACGTGGCAGTGACGCCGTGAGTCGATTCGTCGCGGGCTCCACCAAGGCGCAAATAACCCTGGACGTTTCCCGCGCCCTTGCGAGCGCGTGCGGTCGGCACGGCATCGCGGCCGGCGCGTGGGAAGGCCTGAAGCGCCGGGCCGCGGCGCTCCATCGCCGGCTGGCGCTCAAGCGGCGCCGCAGGCGCCTGGCCTTCGCCGAGGTTCCCTACGAAAGCAAGCGCCCGCTCCGGGACATAGAGCGCGCGGTGCGCGCGAGGAGCCACCTCTCGTCCATGCTCGTGCTGGGCATCGGGGGCTCCGCCCTGGGAACGCGCACCATCGTCGAGGCCGTGGGGCCCGGGAAAAAGCCCGTCCACGTTCTCGACAACGTCGACCCGGAGACGGCGGCCGCGACGCTCGACCGGCTGGACCTGCGGAAGACGCTCGTCAACGTGGTCACGAAGTCGGGCGGCACCGCCGAGACGCTCGCCCTTTTGCTGCGCGTCCTGGAGTACGCGCGGCGGAGAAAAGTGAAAATCCCGCCCGAGCACGTCGTGGTCACGACGGACCCGCAGCCCTCGGAGCTTTCCCGGATTGCGGCCGGGGAGGGCTGGGCCCTGCTGACGCTTCCGCGGGGCGTCGGGGGGCGGTTCTCGGTGCTCACGTGCGTCGGGATGTTTCCGGCCCACTTCGCGGGCCTCCGGGCGGTCGAGATTCTCGCCGGGGCGCGCCGGATGGCCGACGCCCTGTGGTTCGGTGAACCGCGGAAAAACCCGGCGCTCCTTTCCGCGCTCCTTCTTCACGCGCTTGCGACGAA
The DNA window shown above is from Acidobacteriota bacterium and carries:
- a CDS encoding DUF507 family protein: MKMSPDKMSYLSDKITRALHSEKSLRIDAPREEIYRQVALTLKHDAQREADIEEKVRRKIESIKRRIQEDTPEWSTLFRQYYEEEVFKIHAVRKTWQ
- a CDS encoding peptide ABC transporter substrate-binding protein is translated as MRVEGALALWGLLSCTACFSPPADFTFINGAEPQTLDPAIATGVPENRIISSLFEGLTTRHPETLEPLPGMAESWDVSDDGHVYTFRIREDARWSNGEPFTAHDFVYSWRRALTPETAAQYSYQLWYIKNAEKFNAGEISDFSEVGVRALDDRTLEVTLENPTPYFVSLTSFYTLFPVHRGTVERWGDEWIKPEHIVTNGPFLLRDWRLRHEIYLVKNPRYWDAENVALRSVRVLPSENANTAFNLYEKGTADWHGSMPAHLTDLLLERPDVHVAPYLGTYFVRVNVTRPPLDDPRVRLALFQSVRREDIVRYITRGGEVPAYTFTPPMHGYEPPEAPGYDPEEARRLLAEAGYPGGRGLRKLVYLYNTLEGHRDIAEVLQQQWKENLGVDIELLNQEWKVYLNSQRNLEYDLSRSGWIGDYVDPNTFLDMFVTGGGNNATGWSNEEYDALIARAARTDDHAERMRIFRRAERILVMDGPPVIPLYYYVVRWMYPPYVRGAPPNLLGELFLKNIWIEKEGV
- a CDS encoding ABC transporter permease subunit; its protein translation is MLVFATRRLLLLPLILFVTATACFFILRTVPGGPFDQERVLPPQIQKNIEAKYSLDRPLVVQYGMYMRDLVHGDLGPSFRYLNRSVNEIILQAFPVSMTLGMLGLMFALTLGVGAGVLAAVKKNTALDYGSMTLAMVGVSVPNFVLGPVLIIAFVYYLDWFPVAGWGRLSHLVLPAVVTGAPYAAYFARLARGGMLEVLQQDYIRTARAKGLPARTVIAKHALKSGLIPVVSFLGPATANLLSGSIVVEMIFDIPGLGTFFTQGALNRDYLLVIGVVLVFATLLLIFNLLVDLAYAWLDPRIRLE
- a CDS encoding glucose-6-phosphate isomerase (catalyzes the formation of D-fructose 6-phosphate from D-glucose 6-phosphate) yields the protein MSRFVAGSTKAQITLDVSRALASACGRHGIAAGAWEGLKRRAAALHRRLALKRRRRRLAFAEVPYESKRPLRDIERAVRARSHLSSMLVLGIGGSALGTRTIVEAVGPGKKPVHVLDNVDPETAAATLDRLDLRKTLVNVVTKSGGTAETLALLLRVLEYARRRKVKIPPEHVVVTTDPQPSELSRIAAGEGWALLTLPRGVGGRFSVLTCVGMFPAHFAGLRAVEILAGARRMADALWFGEPRKNPALLSALLLHALATKKEKSVLAVMPYADRLLGLARWHAQLWAESLGKERDLRRKPVRAGQTPVVARGATDQHSQLQLYLEGPRDKVVAFLRVEKFSDRGRLARAFENFSSFGYLSGKSLEELLDAEARATAFALARAGCPNFTLSIPALTERTLGALFYFFEFQTVAAAALWNVNPFDQPGVEAGKHRTYALMGRKGYAR